The following are from one region of the Anaerohalosphaeraceae bacterium genome:
- a CDS encoding NAD(P)H-dependent glycerol-3-phosphate dehydrogenase — MFRQVTIIGDGAMGTVCGMLLCRNGVRTTLWGYDAAQLAQFEKARENTRFLPGYRLPEDLRLEPDDAKAMVGAQLLVSAIPCQYVRSVWSRLKPFVPPKVPIVSVTKGLENGTLLRPSEILADVLGADRTFAALSGPTIAEELMRGLPATATAACEDLPLAEAIQKTFSTPFFRVYTNSDLKGVELAGAMKNVIAIAAGGIDGIGAGDNAKAALITRGLAEIKRLGVAMGAQESTFAGLSGLGDLVTTCISPKGRNRTFGERIGRGMTAAEALAQTAGVVEGVTTCRSVVDLAAKWGVEMPISEAVLAVVSGRMTAKEAISSLMGRSLKAE, encoded by the coding sequence ATGTTTCGACAGGTAACAATAATCGGCGATGGTGCGATGGGGACCGTCTGCGGGATGCTGCTGTGCCGCAACGGGGTCCGGACAACGCTGTGGGGGTATGATGCCGCCCAGCTGGCTCAATTTGAGAAAGCGCGGGAAAACACCCGCTTTCTGCCCGGTTATCGGCTGCCGGAGGATTTGCGGCTGGAGCCGGATGACGCCAAGGCGATGGTTGGAGCCCAGCTGCTGGTGTCGGCGATTCCCTGTCAGTATGTTCGCTCCGTTTGGAGCCGCCTGAAACCGTTTGTACCGCCGAAGGTCCCGATTGTCAGCGTGACCAAAGGGCTGGAAAACGGGACGCTGCTTCGCCCGTCGGAGATTTTGGCCGATGTTCTTGGAGCTGACCGAACCTTTGCCGCCCTGTCAGGACCGACGATTGCGGAGGAATTGATGCGGGGGCTTCCGGCCACCGCGACGGCGGCCTGTGAAGACTTGCCTTTGGCCGAGGCGATTCAAAAGACGTTCTCGACTCCCTTTTTCCGGGTTTATACCAACAGTGATTTGAAGGGGGTTGAGCTGGCCGGAGCGATGAAAAATGTGATTGCGATTGCCGCCGGCGGAATTGACGGCATCGGGGCGGGAGACAATGCCAAGGCCGCCCTGATTACACGGGGGCTGGCGGAAATCAAGCGGCTGGGCGTGGCCATGGGGGCGCAGGAGAGCACCTTTGCGGGCTTGAGCGGCCTGGGCGATTTGGTGACTACCTGCATATCCCCCAAAGGGCGCAACCGCACCTTCGGGGAGCGAATCGGACGGGGGATGACCGCGGCGGAGGCCCTGGCCCAGACGGCGGGTGTTGTCGAAGGGGTGACGACCTGCCGTTCGGTGGTGGACCTGGCGGCCAAGTGGGGGGTTGAGATGCCGATTTCCGAGGCAGTCCTGGCTGTTGTGTCCGGCCGGATGACGGCTAAGGAGGCCATTTCATCTTTGATGGGCCGTTCTCTGAAGGCGGAGTGA
- the pilM gene encoding pilus assembly protein PilM codes for MFGKKYGPIGVDLGSGHLRAVQLGQNGQGLFLQAGGIKTKPEEIKFGTPDWQRWALEALREIIRENSFKGVKVMTALPSDDLFIDQVRVPRSSSAAAIEQAAFAKVQGKLPFKPEEGLLKYIPAEHPEARGSEVEVVVMGAGRLALEVHLAIYEKAGLEVAGIIPWPLAMVTSYARFFCRRRNEQDRVSMLMSVGTHHCNVVICRGTALLFARVVPIGFSELSGEGDLMHRLIAELDACARYYQTMPSAAPIERLVFLAGSGVSRAMCDGVAQLAQRMQIAAQVGDVLSAIRLDPVEQKMMIDRRNSKVDWSLAFGLSLQGVKG; via the coding sequence ATGTTCGGTAAGAAGTACGGTCCAATCGGAGTGGATTTAGGCAGCGGCCATCTGCGGGCAGTCCAGCTCGGGCAGAACGGACAGGGTCTGTTTCTTCAGGCCGGAGGGATTAAAACGAAACCCGAGGAAATCAAGTTCGGCACACCGGACTGGCAGCGGTGGGCGCTGGAGGCCCTGCGGGAAATCATTCGCGAAAATTCCTTCAAGGGAGTCAAGGTGATGACGGCCCTGCCTTCTGATGATTTGTTTATTGATCAGGTTCGCGTTCCGCGGTCTTCGTCTGCGGCGGCGATTGAACAGGCGGCTTTTGCCAAAGTTCAGGGCAAGCTCCCGTTTAAGCCGGAAGAGGGGCTGCTGAAATATATTCCGGCCGAACATCCGGAAGCCCGGGGTTCGGAAGTAGAGGTGGTGGTGATGGGGGCGGGCCGGCTGGCGCTGGAAGTGCATCTGGCGATTTATGAGAAGGCGGGCCTGGAGGTGGCGGGGATAATTCCGTGGCCGCTGGCAATGGTAACCAGCTATGCCCGGTTTTTCTGCCGCCGCCGGAATGAACAGGACCGTGTTTCCATGCTGATGTCAGTCGGCACGCATCACTGCAATGTGGTGATTTGCCGGGGCACGGCACTTCTGTTTGCGCGGGTGGTCCCTATCGGATTCAGCGAACTGAGCGGGGAAGGGGATTTGATGCACCGGCTGATTGCCGAGCTGGATGCCTGTGCCCGCTATTATCAAACGATGCCGTCGGCCGCCCCGATCGAGCGGCTGGTGTTTCTGGCCGGCAGCGGGGTCAGCCGGGCGATGTGCGACGGGGTGGCGCAGCTGGCCCAGCGAATGCAGATTGCCGCACAGGTCGGCGATGTCCTTTCGGCGATTCGGCTGGACCCGGTGGAGCAGAAAATGATGATCGACCGGCGCAATTCCAAGGTGGACTGGTCTCTGGCCTTCGGGCTGAGCCTGCAGGGTGTGAAAGGATAG
- a CDS encoding PilN domain-containing protein codes for MATINFVPDDYIQQRQSSRANSLYLILLVAVLCGIGATFSVLKMRQRSVQAELNELSRQLSQAKEQIAKLEELKSKNKTRLNVMMMTASLIEPVPRSILLACLTNNLPGGVSLTALDMKERERPKTPTPASAAPKAGTAQKPTASVKPGPATANAASSVPAAPPEPEVTLTIEGLAPSDIEVANYIANLSEAVLFDQVQLVQSQERDVEGIKFREFRLTARIRPDLKLTRKDIEEIRKKRDQTI; via the coding sequence ATGGCAACGATCAATTTTGTTCCGGATGATTACATTCAGCAGCGGCAGTCCAGCCGTGCGAATTCGCTGTATCTGATTCTGCTGGTGGCGGTTCTGTGCGGAATCGGAGCCACGTTTTCCGTGCTGAAAATGCGGCAGCGTTCGGTTCAGGCCGAGCTGAATGAACTGAGCCGCCAGCTCAGTCAGGCCAAAGAGCAAATCGCCAAACTGGAGGAGTTAAAGAGCAAAAACAAGACGCGGCTGAATGTGATGATGATGACGGCTTCGCTGATTGAGCCGGTGCCGCGAAGCATTCTGCTGGCCTGTCTGACCAATAACCTGCCGGGCGGGGTGTCTCTGACGGCTCTGGATATGAAAGAACGGGAACGCCCCAAAACACCGACGCCGGCATCTGCGGCGCCCAAAGCCGGCACGGCGCAGAAGCCGACGGCTTCCGTCAAACCGGGTCCGGCGACCGCCAATGCCGCGTCTTCCGTGCCTGCCGCTCCTCCGGAACCGGAGGTGACGCTGACCATTGAAGGGCTGGCGCCCAGCGATATTGAAGTGGCCAACTATATTGCCAATCTCAGTGAGGCGGTCCTCTTTGATCAGGTTCAGCTGGTTCAGAGCCAGGAGCGGGATGTGGAGGGAATCAAGTTTCGGGAGTTTCGTCTGACGGCGCGGATTCGTCCGGACCTGAAGCTGACCCGAAAGGATATTGAGGAAATCCGCAAAAAGCGCGACCAAACCATCTGA
- the pilO gene encoding type 4a pilus biogenesis protein PilO, with the protein MNSGIRHIVFFMMIVAMVYVSYAYMIRPANEHLTQQRMQMEAGRAKLEELRRATAASEDLSVQLEQMEKIIREFESKLPPSSEIHTVLENVTLIAQRHGLVPKMIRTLKTTTNSGYIEQPMEMELHGDFNSYYAFLLELERLDRITKIRQLELKKKSKYEGQTEAKFIMSIFFQNSKA; encoded by the coding sequence ATGAACAGCGGAATTCGGCATATTGTCTTTTTTATGATGATTGTTGCGATGGTGTACGTTTCGTACGCCTATATGATTCGCCCGGCGAATGAGCATCTGACGCAGCAGCGGATGCAGATGGAGGCCGGGCGGGCGAAACTGGAGGAGCTCCGGAGGGCCACGGCGGCCTCGGAGGACCTCTCCGTTCAGCTGGAGCAGATGGAGAAGATTATCCGGGAGTTCGAGAGCAAGCTGCCGCCCAGCAGCGAGATTCATACCGTGCTTGAAAATGTGACCCTGATCGCCCAGCGGCACGGACTGGTGCCCAAGATGATTCGCACCCTCAAGACCACGACCAACAGCGGCTATATCGAACAGCCGATGGAGATGGAGCTGCACGGCGATTTCAATTCATATTATGCGTTTCTGCTGGAACTGGAGCGGCTGGACCGCATTACGAAAATCCGTCAGCTCGAGCTGAAAAAGAAATCGAAATATGAGGGCCAGACGGAAGCCAAGTTTATTATGAGCATCTTTTTCCAGAATTCGAAAGCGTAA
- a CDS encoding ATPase, T2SS/T4P/T4SS family encodes MKRLFGKLKPVSEPVALADLEPQDGQIELAPGLRNLYCPEPKASLHVRDLADVLAEMGVLTAEQLQELRAEKVRGEELEKHLKKKGICPDAILEAKARLYGYDFVRLDPEKVDREAFKKLDKDYIRSNHLMPVAVENGVLVLAASDPSNVFGFDDVKRQTGMNLRVVVCTPQNIEAVCDALDESKFDYNVDEIISDLGEIELVQETEESVEDLEKSAGESPVIKFVNYILSNALREGASDIHIEPKEKYTKIRYRIDGVLFEIQQAPAKMHPAIVSRLKIMANLDISERRIPQDGKIAVIMGGRGVDLRVSVLPTCHGEKVVVRLLDSKSIMLGLDKSGMEPRVLKAFQEQIELPHGILLVTGPTGSGKSTTLYSALAQMDSERLNVSTVEDPVEYQLEYCNQVQVNEKAGMTFAAALRSLLRQDPDIIMIGEIRDQETARIAVQAALTGHLVLSTLHTNDAPSSVSRLVNIGVEPYLIAASLNAILAQRLVRRICENCKESIPVPDSVRRYFERARIEISEMMRGKGCDKCRQSGYSGRAGIFELLVVDEKFRQLIHEDPSVHSMRKAFAKSGWPTLFEDGLQKVKKGITTIEEVLRVTEEVRLEEEEPPVKTAVRAASETPAVSEETASTEKKRTERARKKA; translated from the coding sequence ATGAAGCGTTTGTTCGGCAAACTGAAGCCGGTTTCCGAACCGGTGGCGCTGGCGGACCTTGAGCCGCAGGACGGCCAGATTGAGCTGGCTCCCGGTCTGCGGAATCTGTATTGTCCGGAGCCGAAGGCCTCCCTGCATGTCCGCGATTTGGCGGATGTGCTGGCGGAGATGGGGGTTCTGACGGCTGAGCAGCTCCAGGAACTGCGCGCCGAGAAGGTTCGCGGGGAGGAGCTGGAAAAGCACCTGAAAAAGAAGGGCATCTGTCCCGATGCGATTCTGGAGGCCAAGGCCCGTCTGTACGGCTATGACTTTGTCCGCCTGGACCCTGAAAAAGTGGACCGGGAGGCCTTCAAAAAACTCGACAAGGACTACATTCGCAGCAATCATCTGATGCCGGTGGCTGTGGAAAACGGCGTACTGGTGCTGGCCGCCAGCGACCCGTCGAATGTGTTCGGGTTTGACGACGTCAAGCGCCAGACGGGGATGAACCTTCGGGTGGTGGTCTGCACGCCGCAGAATATCGAAGCTGTCTGCGATGCACTGGATGAAAGCAAGTTCGATTACAACGTCGATGAAATCATCAGCGATTTGGGCGAAATCGAACTGGTCCAGGAGACCGAAGAGAGCGTTGAAGACCTTGAGAAAAGCGCCGGCGAATCGCCTGTTATTAAGTTTGTCAATTATATTCTCAGCAACGCCCTGCGGGAGGGGGCCAGCGATATCCACATTGAACCGAAGGAAAAATACACCAAAATCCGCTATCGAATCGACGGCGTTTTGTTCGAAATTCAGCAGGCGCCGGCCAAGATGCATCCGGCCATTGTCTCGCGTCTGAAAATTATGGCCAATCTGGACATCTCCGAGCGGCGCATCCCGCAGGATGGAAAAATCGCCGTGATTATGGGCGGACGCGGGGTGGATTTGCGGGTGTCTGTGCTGCCGACCTGTCACGGGGAGAAGGTTGTTGTCCGGCTGCTGGACAGCAAAAGCATTATGCTCGGGCTGGATAAATCGGGAATGGAGCCCCGGGTGCTGAAGGCCTTTCAGGAGCAGATTGAGCTGCCGCACGGCATTCTGCTGGTGACGGGCCCGACGGGCAGCGGCAAAAGCACCACGCTCTATTCAGCCCTGGCTCAGATGGACAGCGAGCGGCTGAACGTTTCGACGGTGGAGGACCCGGTCGAATATCAGCTGGAGTACTGCAACCAGGTTCAGGTGAACGAAAAAGCCGGAATGACCTTTGCGGCGGCCCTGCGCAGCCTGCTTCGTCAGGACCCGGATATTATCATGATCGGCGAGATTCGCGACCAGGAGACCGCCCGGATTGCCGTCCAGGCGGCTCTGACGGGGCATTTGGTGCTGTCCACGCTGCACACCAACGATGCCCCCAGCAGCGTCTCCCGACTGGTGAATATCGGTGTAGAGCCGTACCTGATTGCCGCCTCCCTGAATGCCATTCTGGCCCAGCGTCTTGTGCGGCGCATTTGTGAGAATTGCAAGGAATCCATCCCTGTTCCGGATTCGGTGCGCCGGTACTTTGAGCGGGCCCGGATTGAGATTAGCGAAATGATGCGGGGTAAAGGGTGCGACAAGTGCCGTCAGAGCGGCTATTCCGGCCGGGCGGGCATCTTTGAGCTGCTGGTGGTGGATGAGAAGTTCCGCCAGCTGATTCACGAGGACCCCTCCGTCCACAGCATGCGCAAGGCCTTCGCCAAAAGCGGCTGGCCGACGCTGTTTGAAGACGGCCTGCAGAAAGTCAAAAAAGGAATCACGACCATTGAAGAAGTCCTTCGGGTGACCGAAGAGGTTCGCCTGGAGGAAGAGGAGCCGCCGGTTAAGACAGCCGTCAGGGCTGCTTCGGAAACGCCGGCTGTTTCAGAGGAAACGGCTTCGACGGAAAAGAAACGAACGGAACGAGCGAGGAAGAAAGCATGA
- a CDS encoding type IV pilus twitching motility protein PilT codes for MISVKDILAIAIQSGASDVHINTNLPPVMRINTELILMDMPEVTAEDAAAMVLEMVGPEKFKKFEEKRDLDFSTMIDDGSRFRVNAHYQKESIAISFRAISNKVPNIDDLHLPEIVKELTDLPRGLVIVTGHTGSGKSTTLASMIGVINKKYKKRIITLEDPIEYLLENQSCMIEQREIGSDCPTFASGLRHALRQDPDIILVGEMRDLETTSATITAAETGHLVLSTLHTVNASQTVERIIDIYPASQQNQIRAMLANTLQAVISQTLFRRVDQPGMVPCTEILLCTSAVRNCIRENRIYEIPNIIETSRRLGMQTMDFSIQQMYEAGYIDREEAINRSSNPAKMEKLLAPAPIRKTAASPKAKATV; via the coding sequence ATGATTTCAGTCAAGGATATTCTGGCGATTGCCATTCAGTCCGGTGCGTCGGACGTGCATATCAATACCAATCTGCCTCCGGTGATGCGCATCAACACGGAGCTGATTCTGATGGACATGCCGGAGGTGACGGCGGAGGATGCGGCGGCGATGGTGCTGGAGATGGTCGGGCCGGAAAAGTTCAAGAAGTTTGAAGAAAAGCGCGACCTGGATTTCTCGACGATGATTGACGACGGCAGCCGATTCCGCGTCAACGCCCATTACCAGAAGGAAAGCATCGCGATTTCCTTCCGTGCGATTTCCAACAAGGTGCCGAACATTGACGACCTGCACCTGCCGGAAATCGTCAAGGAGCTGACGGACCTGCCCCGCGGGCTGGTGATTGTCACCGGTCATACCGGGTCGGGCAAAAGCACCACCCTGGCCTCGATGATCGGGGTTATCAACAAAAAATACAAAAAACGCATTATTACGCTGGAGGACCCTATCGAGTATCTGCTCGAAAATCAGTCGTGCATGATTGAACAGCGGGAAATCGGGTCGGACTGTCCGACCTTCGCCTCGGGTCTGCGGCATGCCCTGCGGCAGGACCCCGACATCATTCTGGTCGGTGAAATGCGCGACCTGGAAACGACCAGTGCGACCATTACCGCCGCCGAAACAGGGCATTTGGTGCTGTCCACCCTGCACACGGTAAATGCGTCCCAGACGGTCGAGCGTATCATCGATATTTATCCGGCCAGCCAGCAGAACCAGATTCGGGCGATGCTGGCCAATACCCTGCAGGCGGTCATTTCCCAGACGCTGTTCCGCCGCGTCGACCAGCCGGGCATGGTGCCCTGTACGGAGATTCTGCTGTGCACCTCGGCGGTGCGCAACTGCATTCGGGAAAACCGGATTTATGAGATTCCCAACATTATCGAAACCTCCCGGCGTCTGGGGATGCAGACGATGGACTTCAGCATTCAGCAGATGTATGAGGCCGGCTATATTGACCGCGAAGAGGCAATCAACCGCTCGAGCAATCCGGCCAAAATGGAAAAACTGCTTGCTCCGGCTCCCATTCGGAAAACGGCTGCTTCTCCGAAAGCCAAAGCAACTGTCTGA
- a CDS encoding type II secretion system F family protein has translation MNILEKLGTQTSRSQRLEEAAAVSHAAPKPKPQGFRVEFGPSRKDILNFTNQLAVMLRAGISLQDALESIGMQIQKQKFRRIVLDLRQQIEAGKSFSQALAGHPEVFNNLYVNMVAAAEISGSMSSMLQRLAEYLDQEAETRSQVISAMIYPIIIGVMAVTCVTFLLTFVLPRFLVVFEGKEHLLPAPTKLIMAMSTGIRAYWFIVFPAIGMLFVGFWYFTRKTPFGKRWWDRTKLRIPLLKTLCRSLYITRSMHTMGVLTNAGVPILDTISITAQITGNTLYEGMWKGVFEEVRQGKKIASSLAQFTLMPSNVVQMIQSGEESGTLGDVLNDISQFYARELRTVIKTVTSMIEPLMIVVMGLLVGFIAMSIILPIFKMSSVVTSG, from the coding sequence ATGAATATTCTTGAAAAACTCGGCACCCAAACATCCCGTTCCCAGCGTCTGGAAGAAGCGGCGGCTGTTTCGCATGCAGCCCCGAAACCCAAACCGCAGGGCTTTCGGGTGGAATTCGGCCCCAGCCGCAAAGATATTCTGAACTTTACCAATCAGCTGGCGGTCATGCTGCGGGCGGGCATCAGTCTGCAGGACGCCCTCGAATCAATCGGGATGCAGATTCAAAAGCAGAAATTCCGCCGGATTGTTCTGGACCTCAGGCAGCAGATTGAAGCCGGCAAAAGCTTCTCGCAGGCCCTGGCCGGTCATCCGGAGGTCTTCAATAACCTCTATGTGAATATGGTGGCGGCCGCGGAAATCTCCGGTTCGATGAGTTCGATGCTCCAGCGGCTGGCCGAATACCTTGACCAGGAGGCGGAGACGAGAAGCCAGGTCATCAGTGCGATGATTTACCCGATTATCATCGGCGTGATGGCCGTCACCTGCGTGACGTTTCTGCTGACGTTTGTTCTGCCGCGGTTTCTGGTTGTCTTTGAGGGCAAGGAGCATCTGCTGCCTGCGCCGACCAAACTGATTATGGCCATGAGCACCGGCATCCGGGCGTACTGGTTTATTGTGTTTCCGGCAATCGGGATGCTGTTTGTCGGATTCTGGTACTTCACCCGGAAAACCCCATTCGGCAAGCGCTGGTGGGACCGGACGAAGCTGCGGATTCCTCTGCTGAAAACCCTGTGCCGAAGTTTATATATCACCCGCAGCATGCATACGATGGGGGTGCTGACGAATGCGGGTGTGCCCATCCTCGACACCATTTCGATTACCGCACAAATCACCGGCAACACCCTGTATGAGGGGATGTGGAAGGGGGTGTTTGAGGAAGTCCGGCAGGGCAAGAAGATTGCCTCCAGTCTGGCCCAGTTTACGCTGATGCCCTCCAATGTGGTTCAGATGATTCAGTCCGGCGAGGAATCGGGCACCCTCGGGGATGTGCTCAATGACATCTCGCAGTTTTATGCCCGCGAGCTGCGGACGGTTATTAAAACGGTAACCAGCATGATTGAGCCGCTGATGATTGTGGTGATGGGCTTGCTGGTGGGCTTTATTGCGATGAGCATTATTCTGCCCATCTTCAAGATGTCCAGCGTTGTCACCAGCGGCTGA
- a CDS encoding type II secretion system protein, whose amino-acid sequence MRPGSYRRRRGFTLLEALFAAVLIGLAIAALLGTSSAFTMKNAAGADLSTAEFLIEEIREMTASESFDMLPAYHNQSYNPPVDLQKTPLEDFSAFTQQIQVRYVNASNLTQTVTGPTDFVRVTVTVLKNGRPISSASWIRARL is encoded by the coding sequence ATGAGACCCGGAAGTTATCGAAGGAGACGGGGATTTACACTTCTGGAGGCGCTGTTTGCCGCCGTGCTGATCGGCCTGGCGATTGCCGCTCTCTTGGGCACCAGCAGTGCCTTTACGATGAAGAATGCGGCCGGGGCGGATTTGTCCACGGCGGAGTTTCTCATCGAAGAGATTCGGGAAATGACGGCGTCCGAATCCTTTGATATGCTGCCGGCCTATCACAATCAGTCTTACAATCCGCCCGTGGACCTGCAGAAAACGCCGCTGGAGGATTTCTCGGCGTTTACGCAGCAGATACAGGTTCGGTATGTGAACGCCTCGAACCTGACCCAGACGGTCACAGGACCGACGGATTTTGTTCGGGTGACCGTTACGGTTCTCAAAAACGGACGGCCGATCAGCTCGGCCAGCTGGATTCGGGCCCGTCTGTAA
- a CDS encoding prepilin-type N-terminal cleavage/methylation domain-containing protein, with protein sequence MKKGFPVRSAFTLMEVLISMTILAVLMAAVAVAFDASMKNYKDNQALAKQINGARAALLRITNDIRTAREVVADSDTAECSIDQNGDGLADITYRFDGNQKALYMDIYSSGSTSSYVLCRNVSELAFVRGMVPGQPSLVRNVRITMTVTDESGQTSKKLAAAAVVRRNL encoded by the coding sequence ATGAAAAAAGGTTTTCCTGTTCGAAGCGCTTTTACGCTGATGGAGGTGCTGATATCGATGACCATCCTGGCCGTTCTGATGGCGGCCGTAGCGGTGGCATTCGACGCCTCGATGAAAAATTACAAGGACAATCAAGCCCTGGCCAAGCAAATCAACGGAGCCCGTGCCGCCCTTTTGCGGATTACCAATGATATTCGAACGGCCCGCGAGGTCGTAGCGGATTCAGACACTGCCGAGTGCAGCATTGACCAAAACGGAGACGGCCTGGCGGATATTACCTATCGGTTTGATGGAAACCAGAAGGCCTTGTATATGGATATTTATTCCTCCGGCTCGACCAGTTCTTATGTGCTCTGCCGGAATGTTTCGGAACTGGCGTTTGTTCGGGGCATGGTTCCCGGCCAGCCCTCGCTGGTCCGCAACGTTCGCATCACGATGACGGTAACGGATGAGTCGGGCCAAACGTCTAAAAAACTGGCGGCTGCCGCTGTTGTCCGCAGAAATCTGTAA
- a CDS encoding PEP-CTERM sorting domain-containing protein: MKKVFVLAVLCLMGAAQADVVVNGVDPGATWYGYMNVFDMSMNYQWGSPWGTSDLRAGFVGNTLLLQSNTNCWNPADPYWVVNGAPNKMMEGNFYQEWYGGLAGQTVTFNYLVLSNNLAAEGYSTKAFIKVLDPASGWATINMVSADLTPGLNTLTLTVNPIALPVTQVGFAVLGPVSDPAGAIASKAVVISTVPEPATLALLGLGGLLLRRKK, from the coding sequence ATGAAAAAGGTATTCGTTTTAGCTGTCCTTTGTCTGATGGGAGCCGCTCAGGCCGATGTCGTAGTGAACGGGGTTGACCCCGGCGCAACCTGGTATGGGTACATGAATGTCTTTGATATGAGCATGAATTATCAGTGGGGAAGCCCGTGGGGCACATCGGACCTTCGGGCCGGTTTTGTCGGGAATACCCTGCTTCTTCAGTCCAACACCAACTGCTGGAATCCGGCAGACCCGTATTGGGTTGTTAACGGCGCCCCCAACAAAATGATGGAAGGCAACTTCTATCAGGAATGGTACGGCGGGCTGGCCGGTCAGACGGTCACCTTCAATTACCTGGTGCTGAGCAACAACCTGGCGGCTGAAGGATACAGCACGAAGGCGTTTATTAAAGTCCTGGATCCGGCCAGCGGATGGGCAACGATTAACATGGTGTCTGCGGACCTGACCCCGGGTCTCAATACACTGACCCTGACGGTCAATCCGATTGCTCTGCCGGTTACCCAGGTCGGCTTTGCCGTTCTGGGCCCGGTCAGCGACCCGGCCGGCGCGATTGCCTCCAAGGCCGTCGTGATTTCCACCGTTCCGGAGCCGGCCACGCTGGCCCTGCTCGGTCTGGGCGGTCTGCTGCTCCGAAGGAAAAAATAA
- a CDS encoding H-X9-DG-CTERM domain-containing protein — MNLPPTSIEIYRKKGPGDTPAFSFFGKRKNAKKTGPAAFTLMELLVVIAIISLLLAVIVPALRKAKESARAVVCRTHLKTLALANELYAARWDSWYVPVIDTTMTARGEPTWNSNVLFRELVGLQTAYVGSSYVLPPEYLCPSDTQSSPTYWNQAGVTYANFVSYGYNLTDWGPDSRSPVSWSGNIPVSTWSCRFRVGVLRTPAQAIMFADGGDIWIRKAGADYKTYWNLFGQDIVKYRARNMWHPVYYRHKEGANVSFFDGHVEFLKKESLFFYQNNSSTPDDGRNSQIWFCIPQNRP; from the coding sequence ATGAATCTGCCGCCGACAAGCATTGAGATTTATCGAAAGAAAGGGCCGGGAGACACGCCGGCCTTTTCTTTTTTTGGAAAACGGAAGAATGCGAAAAAGACCGGACCTGCCGCCTTTACGCTGATGGAACTGCTGGTTGTGATCGCTATTATCTCCCTTCTGCTGGCCGTCATCGTTCCCGCCCTGCGGAAGGCGAAGGAGTCCGCCCGGGCCGTCGTCTGCCGAACCCATCTGAAAACGCTGGCTCTGGCCAATGAATTGTATGCTGCGCGGTGGGACAGCTGGTATGTGCCGGTGATTGATACCACAATGACCGCCCGCGGTGAGCCGACGTGGAACTCCAATGTCCTCTTTCGTGAACTGGTCGGCCTTCAAACCGCCTATGTCGGCAGCAGCTATGTTCTGCCGCCGGAGTATTTGTGTCCTTCGGATACCCAATCCAGCCCGACCTACTGGAATCAGGCGGGCGTGACGTATGCCAACTTTGTCAGCTACGGCTATAATTTGACCGACTGGGGGCCCGACTCGCGCAGCCCTGTTTCCTGGAGCGGCAACATTCCGGTGAGCACCTGGTCCTGCCGCTTCCGGGTCGGAGTGCTCCGCACACCCGCTCAGGCGATTATGTTTGCCGACGGCGGCGACATCTGGATTCGCAAAGCCGGCGCGGACTACAAAACCTACTGGAATCTATTCGGGCAGGACATCGTCAAATACCGTGCCCGAAATATGTGGCATCCGGTTTACTATCGTCACAAAGAAGGTGCGAATGTGTCCTTTTTTGACGGCCATGTCGAATTTCTCAAGAAGGAGTCCCTGTTTTTCTATCAGAACAATTCGAGTACCCCCGATGACGGACGAAACAGCCAGATTTGGTTCTGCATCCCACAAAACCGCCCTTGA